Proteins encoded together in one Rhodospirillaceae bacterium window:
- a CDS encoding DJ-1/PfpI family protein: protein MKPENPTAICHGQWVMVSAKILKGKRATAVWNIQIDLENAGAVVSDEPCVVDGNLITARFPYDLPRLVKALVQQLVSAKA, encoded by the coding sequence ATGAAGCCGGAAAACCCGACGGCCATCTGTCACGGCCAATGGGTGATGGTCAGCGCAAAGATCCTGAAGGGAAAGCGCGCCACCGCCGTCTGGAACATCCAGATCGATCTGGAGAATGCCGGTGCCGTGGTCTCGGATGAGCCTTGCGTTGTCGACGGCAATCTCATCACCGCCCGCTTTCCCTACGACCTGCCGCGTCTCGTGAAGGCCCTCGTCCAGCAATTGGTGTCAGCGAAAGCGTGA